The Aureimonas populi genome includes the window CGTGCTGGCGACGGTCGGCATGATGGTGATGGTATCGGCGGGCGATCTGATCGCGCTGTATATGGGGCTCGAGCTCCAGTCCCTGGCAGCCTATGTCATCGCCGCGATCAACCGCGACAGCGTGCGCTCCACCGAGGCGGGGCTGAAGTACTTCGTTCTGGGCGCTCTGTCCTCCGGCATGCTTCTCTACGGGGCCTCGCTGGTCTACGGCTTCACCGGCCAGATCGAATTCACCGCGATAGCGGCTGCTTTGGGCGAGGGGCGCTCCTTCGGGCTTCTGGTCGGCCTCGTCTTCGTTATCGCGGGCCTTGCCTTCAAGATTTCGGCGGTGCCGTTCCATATGTGGACGCCGGACGTCTATGAGGGTGCTCCGACCCCGGTGACGGCCTTCTTCGCGGCCGCGCCGAAGGTGGCCGCGATGGCCCTGCTCATCCGTTTCACGGTGCAGGGCTTCCAGCCGCTCGCTGCGGACTGGCAGCAGATTATCGTCTTCATCTCCATCGCCTCGATGATCCTCGGCGCGTTCGCCGCCATCGGCCAGACCAACATCAAGCGGCTGATGGCCTATTCGTCGATCGGTCATATGGGCTATGCCCTGGTGGGACTGGCGGCGGCTGACAGCGCCGGCGTGGCGGGTGTTCTTGTCTACATGGCGACCTATATGACGATGACGCTTGGCACCTTCGCGGTCATCCTTGCCATGCGCCGGCCGGACGGTGCGGTGGAGGATCTGCGGGAACTCTCCGGGCTCTCCCGCACCAACCCCGTCATGGCCCTGGCGCTGACGGCACTGATGCTTTCCCTGGCTGGCCTGCCGCCGCTCCTGGGCTTCTGGGGCAAGTATTTCGTCTTCGTCGCGGCGGTGGGCGCAGGCCTCATTCCGTTGGCGGTGATCGGCGTCGTGACCAGCGCGGTCGGCCTTTACTACTACCTGCGGGTGGTGAAGGTGATGTGGTTCGACGAGCCGGCAGGTGGTTTCGTGCCGATGCAGACGGAACTGCGGATCGTGCTGGGTGCGTCCGCCCTGTTCATCTTTCCGGTCTACAT containing:
- the nuoN gene encoding NADH-quinone oxidoreductase subunit NuoN produces the protein MFAQFISDSLPIVGPELILAVGALVLLMVGTFVGEKSAGLVTSLSVGLILFAGFWLIVATPDGIAFGGSFVLDPFARFTKVLVLIGSAAAVIMTVGFARLERFDRFEFPVLIVLATVGMMVMVSAGDLIALYMGLELQSLAAYVIAAINRDSVRSTEAGLKYFVLGALSSGMLLYGASLVYGFTGQIEFTAIAAALGEGRSFGLLVGLVFVIAGLAFKISAVPFHMWTPDVYEGAPTPVTAFFAAAPKVAAMALLIRFTVQGFQPLAADWQQIIVFISIASMILGAFAAIGQTNIKRLMAYSSIGHMGYALVGLAAADSAGVAGVLVYMATYMTMTLGTFAVILAMRRPDGAVEDLRELSGLSRTNPVMALALTALMLSLAGLPPLLGFWGKYFVFVAAVGAGLIPLAVIGVVTSAVGLYYYLRVVKVMWFDEPAGGFVPMQTELRIVLGASALFIFPVYIVFAGPLLAAAQAAAASFF